One window from the genome of Salvia splendens isolate huo1 chromosome 9, SspV2, whole genome shotgun sequence encodes:
- the LOC121747377 gene encoding F-box/WD-40 repeat-containing protein At5g21040-like — protein MAFECRQDTEIGLKNCSGKCVDELGKSELLSNQIVFVKNGKTESLGTEKQLSISKSNSEIGLSFSEALPNQHWSFSDLPPALISEIFNYLDPKGLGIVSCVNTYLYRLASDHCVWKDFYYERWGQPATAANLGPGGSDENSWKKLFGEREFRSKTFMGRYSIDTLYGHKEAVRTVFVLASKKLVFTSGYDQVVRMWDLEEGLSITSSRPLGCTIRAVAADTKLLVAGGTDGFIHGWKVEDGNPHLFDLRAPQNQNMEFRIWGHDGPITCLALEFGKMYSGSWDMTVRVWDRSSLKCLNILVHNDWVWSLIPHDTTIGSTAGSSVYIWDTASGSLLSVIYSAHAGNAYALAQCHSGKLLFTGGEDGSIHMFEVTRNVKCNMRRIATWIPHTGSVYSLAFEFPWLVSASSDGKISLIDVRKLLKTSKISHTGKISKGSNADQKNVEPPQRMLHGFGCNLFSVGVGSDRIACGGEDGVIRIWNFSQALEIEQRIQSLRGMKLENRMRRRKLQIEMSSGKGNPGEQCSAAAKKNQMNSDKNGWHNRRRVGGKVKV, from the coding sequence ATGGCATTTGAATGCCGACAAGATACAGAAATCGGCTTAAAGAACTGCTCAGGAAAATGTGTGGATGAACTTGGAAAGTCAGAACTCCTCTCCAATCAAATTGTTTTTGTGAAGAACGGAAAAACTGAATCTTTGGGGACTGAGAAACAGCTGTCTATATCGAAATCAAATTCTGAAATCGGGTTAAGTTTCTCTGAAGCTTTGCCCAACCAGCATTGGTCCTTTTCTGATCTACCTCCAGCATTGATATCTGAAATTTTTAATTACCTAGATCCAAAGGGACTTGGTATTGTGTCTTGCGTCAATACATATTTGTATAGGCTTGCATCTGATCACTGTGTTTGGAAGGACTTCTACTATGAGAGGTGGGGGCAGCCAGCAACCGCTGCCAATTTGGGGCCAGGAGGTTCGGATGAGAACTCGTGGAAGAAATTGTTTGGGGAGAGAGAATTCCGGAGCAAGACATTTATGGGACGTTACAGCATCGATACTCTGTATGGCCACAAAGAAGCTGTGAGGACCGTCTTTGTGCTAGCTTCCAAAAAGCTGGTCTTCACATCGGGATATGATCAGGTGGTGAGAATGTGGGATCTGGAAGAAGGTTTGTCTATAACGTCATCTCGACCTCTTGGTTGCACCATTCGAGCTGTTGCAGCTGATACAAAACTTTTGGTTGCTGGGGGTACTGATGGTTTTATACATGGTTGGAAGGTTGAGGATGGGAACCCTCACTTGTTTGACCTTAGGGCACCGCAGAATCAGAATATGGAGTTCCGAATATGGGGACACGATGGGCCTATAACTTGTCTTGCTTTGGAATTCGGGAAAATGTACAGTGGTTCATGGGACATGACTGTTCGTGTTTGGGATCGTTCTTCTCTGAAATGTTTGAATATCTTGGTGCATAATGACTGGGTTTGGAGCCTCATTCCTCATGATACTACAATTGGGAGCACTGCAGGTTCAAGTGTTTACATTTGGGACACTGCTTCTGGATCCCTGCTTTCCGTCATTTACAGTGCCCATGCTGGTAATGCATATGCCTTGGCACAATGCCACTCAGGGAAGCTTCTGTTTACTGGAGGGGAGGATGGCTCCATACACATGTTTGAGGTCACTAGAAATGTTAAGTGCAATATGCGAAGGATTGCAACTTGGATTCCTCACACTGGATCTGTTTATTCTCTTGCATTTGAGTTCCCTTGGTTAGTTTCAGCTTCCAGTGATGGGAAGATATCACTTATTGATGTGAGAAAGTTGCTGAAGACCAGCAAAATTTCACATACTGGAAAGATTTCTAAGGGTAGCAATGCGGACCAAAAGAATGTGGAACCCCCACAGAGAATGCTACATGGGTTCGGATGCAATTTGTTCTCTGTGGGTGTTGGTTCTGATCGAATTGCTTGTGGTGGTGAAGATGGTGTTATCAGGATCTGGAATTTTTCTCAAGCTCTTGAAATTGAACAAAGAATCCAGAGTTTGAGAGGTATGAAGCTCGAGAATCGAATGAGGCGCCGTAAGCTCCAAATTGAGATGAGTAGTGGTAAAGGGAATCCAGGTGAGCAGTGTTCTGCAGCTGCAAAGAAAAACCAGATGAATAGTGATAAGAATGGGTGGCATAACAGGCGTAGAGTAGGCGGGAAGGTGAAAGTGTAG
- the LOC121749554 gene encoding pentatricopeptide repeat-containing protein At2g22410, mitochondrial-like, which produces MLLRFIQWCTLSFSLSPLHTLSLLPQSNKPPRKTTTTNWNTTHKFVLSNPTLSLLETKCKSIFHLKQIQSQMVVTGLALDGLAYSRLVTFCALSQTGDLDYSKRLLFSMPNPNAFSWNVVIRATGESQSPFEALVLYKKMLVFSSFGGVGLRPDNYTFPLLFKVCAKFLLSRLGHGILGHVAKLDYDGDIYVRNALIHFLAACGELEAAHQVFQDSCVRDLVSWNSLINGYVKSGRGEEALRVYSGMEMERSVDPDEITMIGVVMACAQLEDLELGCKFHRDIRERGLNAGVRLGNALLDMYVKCGDLEKAKELFESMEEKTMVTWTTMMVAHAKHGYLDVARRLFDEMPEKDVVPWNAMLSAYVQTQHCKEALALFNEMQEMKVKPDEVTMVSCLSACAQLGALDVGIWIHHYIEKYNLSLNVVLGTALVDMYAKCGNITKALQVFCEVPGRNALTYTAIIGGLALHGDAQDALSLFHEMIRAGLVPDEVTFLGVLAACCHGGLVEEGRKIFSLMNSRFNIPPKVKHYSCMIDLLGRAGLLKEAMQLLEGMPMEADAVVWGSMFFACQKHKNIEFGERAAMQLLRLDPYDSGIYVLLASMYVERNMCHEAEEVRKLMRARGVDKTPGCSSIEVNGNLYEFIVRDKSHSQSDKLNECLAQLTKQMRLVECAATLPHL; this is translated from the coding sequence ATGTTGCTCCGCTTCATCCAATGGTGTACCCTCAGCTTCTCCCTTTCCCCTCTTCACACACTCTCTCTCCTACCCCAAAGTAACAAACCCCCCCGAAAAACCACTACTACTAACTGGAACACCACCCACAAATTTGTACTCTCAAATCCCACTCTCTCTCTTCTAGAGACCAAATGCAAATCCATTTTCCACCTCAAGCAAATCCAGTCTCAAATGGTTGTCACTGGCCTCGCTCTAGATGGCCTGGCTTACAGCCGCTTGGTAACTTTTTGTGCACTTTCTCAAACGGGGGATCTTGATTATTCCAAAAGGCTACTGTTTTCGATGCCCAATCCAAATGCTTTTTCGTGGAATGTCGTGATTAGGGCGACTGGTGAGAGCCAGTCTCCGTTTGAAGCTTTGGTTTTGTACAAGAAAATGTTGGTTTTCTCGAGTTTCGGTGGTGTTGGTTTGAGGCCCGATAACTATACCTTTCCTTTATTGTTCAAAGTTTGTGCTAAATTCTTGCTTTCTCGTTTGGGACATGGGATCCTCGGCCATGTTGCCAAGCTGGATTATGATGGAGATATATATGTGCGTAATGCTTTGATCCATTTTTTGGCTGCTTGTGGGGAGTTGGAGGCTGCCCACCAAGTGTTTCAGGATAGTTGTGTGAGGGACTTGGTTTCTTGGAATTCGTTGATCAATGGGTATGTGAAGAGTGGGAGAGGGGAGGAGGCTTTGAGGGTATACAGTGGAATGGAGATGGAGAGGAGTGTTGATCCGGATGAGATCACCATGATTGGGGTTGTTATGGCATGTGCTCAGTTGGAGGATTTGGAGCTTGGGTGCAAGTTTCACCGAGATATAAGAGAACGAGGGTTGAATGCGGGCGTCCGGCTTGGTAATGCACTTCTGGATATGTATGTCAAGTGTGGGGATCTTGAGAAAGCGAAGGAATTGTTTGAGAGCATGGAGGAGAAAACGATGGTGACTTGGACTACCATGATGGTGGCGCATGCAAAACATGGCTATTTAGACGTTGCACGGAGGCTCTTTGATGAAATGCCGGAGAAGGATGTTGTCCCATGGAATGCAATGCTGAGTGCTTATGTCCAAACCCAGCATTGCAAAGAAGCATTGGCATTGTTTAATGAGATGCAAGAGATGAAAGTTAAACCAGATGAGGTGACCATGGTTAGCTGCTTATCTGCTTGCGCACAGCTGGGAGCACTCGATGTTGGAATTTGGATTCACCATTACATTGAAAAGTATAACCTCTCCTTGAATGTCGTTCTTGGGACAGCTCTGGTGGACATGTATGCCAAGTGCGGTAATATCACAAAGGCACTACAGGTTTTCTGTGAGGTTCCAGGAAGAAATGCTCTAACTTATACAGCTATAATTGGTGGCTTAGCACTTCATGGTGATGCACAAGATGCGTTGTCTCTCTTTCATGAGATGATTCGTGCTGGCCTAGTGCCGGATGAAGTAACTTTTCTGGGGGTTTTAGCAGCTTGCTGTCATGGAGGTTTGGTGGAAGAGGGACGGAAGATATTTTCACTCATGAACTCCAGGTTCAACATCCCCCCCAAAGTTAAGCACTATTCGTGCATGATCGACCTTCTTGGTAGGGCTGGTCTTCTTAAGGAAGCAATGCAACTTCTCGAAGGCATGCCTATGGAAGCAGACGCTGTGGTTTGGGGATCCATGTTTTTTGCTTGTCAAAAGCACAAAAATATCGAGTTTGGGGAGAGAGCTGCAATGCAACTTCTCCGGTTGGATCCTTATGATAGTGGGATTTACGTGTTGCTTGCAAGCATGTACGTTGAAAGAAACATGTGTCATGAGGCCGAGGAGGTGAGAAAGTTGATGAGGGCAAGAGGAGTGGATAAGACCCCTGGTTGCAGCTCCATCGAGGTTAATGGAAATCTGTACGAGTTCATAGTTAGAGACAAATCACATTCTCAATCTGACAAGTTAAACGAATGCTTGGCTCAGTTAACTAAACAAATGAGGCTTGTAGAATGCGCGGCCACGCTGCCTCACTTGTAG